In the Octopus bimaculoides isolate UCB-OBI-ISO-001 chromosome 7, ASM119413v2, whole genome shotgun sequence genome, TCGCAAATAGTGATGAAAAGACTTTGACAAacaactaattgattgtttaactaacaaacaaaacaaatgatcAATAAGTTAATTGGTTAGGTAactaaccaattgactaacaaagaagtgaaatagaaccagtgcatgtgtttattggtGTAACGACCGTCCCTAGATAACAGAATTTTATCAGTATTAGGGTGTGAGGGGGAAGagtacattattatttttattggaagATATCTTTAACATTTAATAAGAAAttcaaaagtaacaaaaataataaaaaggcaacttttttcttttttccagtcaTAATTTATTATTCCAACATTTCTACAAACCTGAAAACACAAGCAACCTCCCACAAGATATTAACAGTAATAATTTAACAAGAAATGTATGATATCGAAATAACAAGAAAGCACATGTTGAAAAGATAATGTTGAAAATTCCCTTGGAAAAACCTTCATAATGTCTTGGCAACAAAactaaaattctaaaaaaatacTAGATTTGTCTgagaaaatatctaaatacattGACACAAAAATATCCGAAAATTTAATTCACCATTTTATAATTTAATGTTGTAAACATGGAATATAACTACATGTTGATAATCTAATGCattcaaaataatacaaatagGCATAAATCTAATttaacagttttttaaaaattcagtttataacaatttgttttggttttgttttgtttttttgtatttagttCATAACAAAAGTTATAATGAGCAACAAATTCAGAAAATTAGAAGTCAAATATGGATTGTATACTTTAAACTTTCAATAAGTAATTATCAAATAATAGAGTttgaaattttgacataaggccagcaatttcggggggagggattaattacatcaaccccagtatacaactggtacttattttattgaaaggcaaagttgaccttggcagaatttgaactcagaatgtaaagacaggtgaaatgccactatgcatttcgcTCACCatcctgccagttcgctgccttgataataatcaccaaatatcaaaattataacaatgttttgaaatttattttcccaTGTAAATTGTCTTATTGCTTTTGGAATTAAAATGATTGATCAGATACAACAAAATACCACGTTTCCTGTTCAAGAAACTGCACTAAATATATGGTATCCGTGTAAggcattgttttaaatttattgctTTTATACTCAATATCAAATTGTATGTTTAGTGcctattttatgcatatatatttcagaaatatattccaggatatatatatataagtattttagaaaaaaagtCAGACACTTGTGACAATATTATTACTTCAGGAAGAGATCAAACTCACTATTTTatcaagataatattttaatCTGCCACAGATATTTGCAGAGAATTTATGAATCACATGAAATTTAATGCTGTAAATGGTTTTCACAACAACttgaaaatatgattaaaagattaaatactAAAGATTGATGAGTATCATAATATTATTTTGGAAGTCAAATAAAATtggaatgttgttttgtttttgtgaagaAATCATGAACGATGAACTACTGTTATGGAAAATTATTGCTTTAGGAATTGAGATTACCAAACAATATTATAATACAGAGAAGTTTTAGCATCAAGAACTTCCACTACAATGAAGCAAGTATGAGGCCCTTTGGATTCTGGctaataaattcttcaaaaattctttaacacaacAAATTTTTACTATCACTTACTAACTCTCATCTCTCTTAACCAAAATAATCTCAATGTAATGGAAACTTTTTATCagaatcttgtttgtttttattgccaATGATGCTAACAAAACAGAGCACCAAACAGTAGAAAAAGAAGTATtataattacaagaaaaaaatgcaaaatctcCTTCAGAGAGTTCATAGAAGAGTTTGGTTTTTAACAAGGAGCGAAAGAGAGTCATTCACCATTTTGTAACCATGGTAACAACtgctatatattttctgtttcagaAGGAGAGCAAGTGCTTAAAACATTAGGTTCTTTCACTCCTCAGGACAAATAAACATACTGAATTCTTCAACAAACTCTTCTGTGGATGAATTTTTTTTGCCAACACAATTCATCAGCATTTTCATCAGAGACGTGATTTTTACCAGAACATAACTATTCTCATTTTCTCCTTTCCAAAAgttaatttaaagaaagaaaaaaacataatagtGACCAATTCATCATCATTGATAAATAGAAACCTTACTTCTAGTGGAAGTTCCTTTCTGGCCAATAATTTATAAAGtggttgagagagagagtaaattaaacaaatacaatATTTGATCATTGTGAGCCGTACGAAGAGAGTATGAATGGTAATACACACTGATCTTGTTGCAAACATTTCACTTGAACAAATTCCTAAtagaataaacatttttttttttttttagaatcctTCAAAGTACCAAATTCTAGCAAACTAATCTTAtcaaaaagaacttttttttttcataagttgaaatatttcactcagaaaacaaattcattcattAGTCTTACATATTACAAAACAATTAAATCTGAAATACCAACTATGATTAGAATAACGATATGGACTatgattatcaaaaaaaaaaaaaaaaaaaaaaaaaaaaaaaaaacaatttctagAATTGGTCcaaaattttcaatttcactTTAAATTTCCAAAGAACGTTTAAGGTGAAAAGTTCTTCAACATTTTTAGGCTTTTATAGTTTGGGGTCTATGCTTCAAAATCAATTCTAAGACAGATTCATCAGCAAGAGTACTTATATCACCAAAATCTGTGTCTCCAACAGCAATTTTACGAAGAATTCTCCGCATAATCTTTCCAGATCGAGTTTTAGGCAAGCCAGGAGCATATTGGATATAATCCGGTTGGGCAAACGGTCCTATTTTGGTacgaactgaaaataaaaattgaagataaaaatatacaaattatatccTGGACATGTAATTTTTAACGAACAAAACAAAAGGCACTTTTGTAGTTCTGTAATTCCTAAGGTTGTTGggagaagaagtaaaagaaagctagcgtatgtgtgtttgtgtgtgtacatatatgtttagacTAATGATGTGAATACATTAGGAAAGCTTTTTAGTTAATTACCTTTGCATTTCAGTTCGGTGATTAATTTCTCAGTCAATTCAAATCCCTGGAAAACGAATTGAAAAATCATCAAATCAAACAAATTAAAATCccagaaaattaaagaaattctaCATGTAATTCCCATGTTGAAGAATGACAGTATCAAAATTATCTGTGAAATAGTtcgtgtatattcttttctagtctaggcacaaggcccaaaatttgggggggagagggtcagttgattagatcgatccgaatatgcaactggtacttaattagaGCAAATATGAAAGACTCAACATGACTGAgtgattaagaaacttgctttctaatcaagtggttttaggttcagtcttactgtgcagcaccttaggcaagtgtcttttcttttataactctgggtcaaccaatgccttgtgaatgaatttggttcgtagaaactgtgtggaagcctgttatgtatgtgtgtttgtgtgtatgtatgcatatgtgtgtgtgtgagcgcgacACCTTGATATGTGAGAATTGTAAACAAgcgtcaccatcatgcaagcaatgttctatgtttccagtcttctgtaaaaaTCTGTCTAgtgatgggaaaatattaccttatttggaaacaggtaagggttggtgacaggatgagCTAACATTTCACCttctgcctcagtaaattctgtctgacccatggaaATAAGGGAAAATGGACACtgaaacaacgatgatgatgatgatgactgtgttaTTGTGCAAGAATGTCAGCTACTTACATCATTCAGGATGACAAAACCATAGGTACATTCACCCTTCACAGAATGAGGATGAGACACAACAGCTGCTTCAGCAACGGCACTGTGTTCGGCAATGGCAGCTTCCACTTCTGCGGTGCTTATCAAATGCCCAGAGACATTGACCATGTCATCAATTCGACCAGTGATCCAGATGTAATCGTCTTCATCACGACGTGcacctaaaaaaagaaaaagaaaaattaaataagcaATAAGAAATCACAAAATTAATTCAAGATTATGGAAGGAGGTTGACAAACAGATAAAACTTCAAAACATTGATGGAATTGGCATGGCTGggtggataagaagcttgcttcccaatcatgtggtactgggttcagtcccacagtgctgcacctcaggcaagtgttttctactatggccccaagtagccttgcaagtggatttggtcgacagaaactgaaagaaagcctgtcatatacacacatatatatatatctgcatgtatgcatgtgtatgtgcatccatGGGTACCCTTAtcatgacatcatgtgatgagTGCAAAtgaacatcagcatcatcactatcatttaatttccattttccatgctggcatgggtcggactgggcccaaggcggcgagctggcagaaccgttagcacgctgggtgaaatgcttagcggtatttcatgtctttatgttctgagttcaaattctgccgaggtcgactttgcctttcatcctttcagggtcaataaattaagtaccagttgtgtattggggtcgatgtaatcgactggcccctctcacctaaaatatcaggccttgtgctgaGAGTAGAAAAGGATTTGATGGGCCCAAGGACCACAtcgtgctccagtgtctgtttggcatggtttctacaactgggtgcCCTTGCTAATACTAAAATATACAAGACCTAATCCCACACTCCGTAGAAACTGAATAAATTGATCTCAGAACTGACTcaaattcattataataattcCATTATTAGTGCCTCCCCAAAAACTACATTTTATTTCCCACACAACAATCCTGcacaaagagaaaagaagtgaatttataaatttatatttaccgTCTCCTGTACAATAAAATCCGGGAAACTTCTTGAAATATGTCGTTTCAAACCTTTCGTGGTTGCCATAAACTGTTCTCATCATACCAGGCCATGGTTGTTTAAAAACCTAattaattaaagaataattatCATTTTTCATTACACCGGTGTTCAATCACACTTTTTCACAAACACTCATCTAATCTTAATATAACGTTTAACCTTTTGCCATTCAGATTCCTTTGTCGattctaatgcttatttatccaaaTTGTTGtcaattaatcgtgcattatctcacagcttcaagattttgatgatgtgattaattCTAGGGTGACATTGTGGGGCCTCCCAACTAACTCTGATGGAAATAAAACATTCCCACTTTTTGTGTTCttgcaccatcatcaccacaacaacaacagcaaaaacagaagTTTAAATCTTAAAAACCATTTCCTTACTAAATAGCCTTCTTCAACTGGTCCTTTTACTTCCTTCCCTTCAGCAGTTAAAATTGCAGGGCGAACTCCAAAGAATGGGAAAGTCTGGAATGAGAAATACgtttgaagatgatatatatatatggctacatTGTTTATGAATACAgccaaaaaggtaaaaaaaaacaaaactgtatcaGCATTTCTTCTCACAACTGATGACAAACACATTACTTAAACAGAGGAAATGGAGTTATTTCAAATAATTCTATTTAGTTTAAAGAACAACAAGAGTAGACACTGCAACTACTGCTACTTCCACCATTTAgggtccattttccatgctggcatgagttggatggtttgacaggaactggcaaacaAGAGAGTTGCACCaaactccaactgtctgttttggcatggcttctatggctggaagcccttcctaacaccaaccacttttcacagtgtattgagtgcttttcatgtggcatcagcacaggtgtttttttttacatggcacagtaTGAAACATAAATTTTAGCTAAAATAATCTCGATATGCCTCAAGATTTCAAATGGGTTTTTTTCTACTAGCAAAATATAATTCTGTCAATGCAATTAACTTAATCAATAAGAGAATAAAGATATTCCATTCTATATTTTTCTGGGATGTTATCAATAGAAACctgattatattttcttctatatctCACGTTTGTGTTTCTCCTTATAACTAATCTCTCCTTCGTCCTTTAGCCTGAAATTCAGACTGAAAAATGGAACAGCAAGACAATGTAATAATATCAGGTGATATCACCCAGGTTGGATGGCTCAAAAGGAGCTTAGCAGGcgagaggactgcaccaagctccaatgtctgctttggcatggttgtTTCTATGGCAACGATGCCCTTCCTGATATTATACttacataaaagaagaaaaaaaaacaaaaaacccagaGGCTTTTCTTGGAAACTGtttaattaaagaaagagaaaattttctgaaaatttattttgcagcaaaacaaaaagaaacatttttatataaaaagtCTTTGCTACAAAACAATTATATAGTTTCCTTAATGAAATTTTACTTACAGCAGATCCTGGCTTTGTAGGAGTTGCCCCAGGTAAAGGAGTTAGCACATGGCCACCCTAGAAATAATATCAAAagtgaaaaattataaattttaaaaaatttaaatgtttaaactaATTAGACAATTAAAACTAGctgttttaattttatagtatggaaagcagacgttaaacaatgatgacgaaatatatatataaatatttactctacgagaaggtaaattaattaaaactagaaACATTAAGTTAGATTCAGGTCATAAATATGACAATCCGAAGAAAAACCTGCATAACACAAATcagattttaaaacaaatgtCTTCTCACTGTCCGACAAAATATATACTGGGAAAATTTCActcattcaatattttattcagttttgtgGGCAagtaaaatgttttgtaaaagaATATTATGAGGAAGTGTCAGATAAATTGTTTTATGTGTGAAGTATTATGTCACAAGAAAATGTGTAAAGACTTAAGACATCCATGAAAGTATTTGATTAGGCTTTGATATAAGATATTCATTTCCAAACAAAGAAATCTCAATTGAACTTACCGTTTCAGTTTGCCAGAAAGTGTCAACAACAGCACATTTTCCTTTGCCAACCACATTGTGGTACCACAACCAAGCCTCAGGATTGATAGGTTCACCAACACTACCCAGAACCTTCAGGGAACTCACATCATGACTAAAAATaatcaatgagaaaatatttggtttcacctttttttttttttttttgcaaattatagTATTTAGGAGgttaaaatgaattaattaatcagCTCTTACAATCGTGACTTTCAATAATATTATGACAGAATGTGAACGGATGATATCTTACTTATTAACAAACTCATCTCCATATTTCATCAGACATCTAATAGCAGTGGGAGCAGTGTAGAATTTGGTAACTTTATATTTTTCCACAATCTCCCAGAAACGTCCAGCAGTTGGATAATATGGGACTCCTTCAAActgttgaagaaaaataaaatgaaagtgaacaGGGTTACCAGAATAATGAGAAAAGCGAAATAAATCAGTGAAACAAgtgaatgtaatatttattggAGCTGTTTTAACCATTTCATAAGcgtatttctaatgaaatatattgcttatgtgtttcatttaattcttaaaataattgaCCCAACCTGTTTAAAAAGGATTTTGAATATCCAGGGACTAAACATGATCAACAAGTATGACTTCATGTTGAAAATTGTTTAAGAGAACAACAGAAGATAAAATGGCAAAGTAGTTTTGGAAATAAATAAGTTGAGGGATTGCAGCCCCCACTAAAGCAGTATGAAGTACAACGAGGATGGTGCTGACCTGGAATTCATAAACCAAGTCAAAAAGATGACAGAGAAACACCTTCTGTAGAGGTATTGGCATAACTGCAAGAAAGAGGTGAGCACACCTGGAAGGAGAGGTCTTGGATGAAGACATCAAGGGAACGCTTGTTTGTGCCATGCTCGAGAAAGGAGTTAAAAAACAATAAGGGTCAGATACATGAACATCATAATCAACCCCTGGACATGACTGTCTCAaggcctgtaactcaaaggggtCAGTTACCCAGTTCCCATGACATAGAAATCATTGAAATCACATCCCCACCCCAGAATGAGGCACCAATCCATTACAGGGGTCACTCATTTAcaattgagtggactggaacaatgtgaaatgaagtgtcttgcttaagagtACAATGCactgctcagtccaggaattgaaactactaTATTCTGatcacgagtgcaacaccctgaccacttgGCCACACACCTTCATTTATGTTTGATTActtctcaataaaatatataatttcggATCTTCATTAGACAAAGTTCAAgaaacagatatgtgtgtgtgtgtgtgtgtgtctatgtctgtccgTCTCCATGTGctgtttataaagaaaatattagctcACAATCACACTTGTTGATCCATTAACCAAGGGTCCATAGCAGACATAACTATGGCCTGTGATCCAGCCAATATCAGCAGTACACCAGAACACATCGTCGTCATGATAGTCAAAGACATACTTGAATGTAGTGTAAGCGTATAACATGTAGCCACCGGTTGTATGGAGGACACCTTTTGGTTTTCCAGTAGATCCACTGaatgagaaagtgaaaaaaaataaacaagtcatataacacacacacacacacacataaatatatcatacttTTACAAAATGAGGGTTGAAAGTGACTCTGAAATTTTGACCTGCTAGCCTTCATCAGATTGCCTGATGAAGGCTAGCAGCCTGAAATACTTAAGTCATTGTCCCACTTGTCATTatggtgtgcacagatatataggcagacaaacaccagttgtcaaaagcagtggggaacaaacactgatatacacatacatacaacaggcttcattcagtttcctccgcaagacacccgatgaaggctggagagtatatcagccgaaacgttgtgttaacagtaaacaagatgaggacaaatatccatcaaatgtaaataacgtacataattcctcatctcttaaatatagaactgtataaaatGTTTTCTCTACCTTGTGTATAACATAAAAAGAGGATCTTCAGCATCACACCAGACTGGGGGACATTTCTTTGATTCTTCATCAGTTTTGGTTGACAATAAGTCATGCCACCATTTGTCACGACTACTGTCCCAATTAatctattaaaaacaaaacaaaattgacaTTGCAATGCTTCATTTtttagaaacaaatattgaagtttttttaaagaaatatacaaacatacatgatcaaataaatgtatatacagaggATGACCATAAAGTCTGgatacaaagaaatattaaaatttcttgatTTTTCTTCCACAGTTTGAATATGAGTTTTTCTAAAGAAAACCCTGTACCCAGACTTTACAATCTCCctgtgtgcgtataaatacatccataaataGCTGACAATTGGACcttggtgcagctttccagctggctagctcctgtcaaaccatccaacccatgccagcatggaaaacagacattaaatgatgatgttgatgatgattttgaagTTTATCTCAACATTTTCTATAGAATCCGGAACCAGCATTGAAAGCTCATTTTTTTgagcaaaagacaaagaaaccAACGTTAACTTACTTTCAGATCATAACACGGCCGTTTCGCAGGAATTTGCTGAGTGCAACTGCTTCCGTTCCTCAACTCATTCGGATTAGGACTCAGGTGACGCACAACGATGCAATGATCAATATTGTAGCcactataacaacaaaaacaatcataGTAAAATGGTGGTGCTTCACAAAAGTATTTTGCAAACAAAATTATACTGGAGACATTTAGAAAACCTGCTGACCAAGGTCTAGACAACAACAATAGACTCACCATTATCAGAATGaaacgttgctaagcattttaaccaccaggctaatgattctactagttTGATgcctgtggacaagatatctcaagaactactggatggattcggttgaaactttcagggatgtttggcctcgtgactggcacaaactgattagatttgggattgatctggtaccagacaaggattctggattatatttcctctttttccacttaatttttgagagcagtcgggttcatttttagtattttcctctgtgagagcagtcgagtttatttcagatattctcattttaaaaattatctctggctaatcgttgacaggacattggtgttgccttggtggaggtttgcactctgtgagtgctcttgttattattattattattaacgactATGctatatcattcttttatttcttttactcattCGACTGTggacatactggagcactacctgCATGGATTTTGTCAATAAAAATTGATCTCAGAACTTATTTTTGGAGTCTGCTACTTATTCCGTCAGTGTTAAGTTGTAAGGTTGCAAACAAAGGTGGttctcagtggtatttgaactcagaacgaagagaGGATCCACAATGATTACCACAAAACAATTTATCTGGTGCTCAAACAACTTTGCCAACTGGCtgcctacacacccacacacacacacacacaagatatttaTGAACCTTACTTTTCCTTGCAACGTTTGATGGCCTCATCAGCAATATTCTTCAAGTTTATTAATTTCGTTCCTCTCCACATACCATCTGAAAGCAAACATCTGAGATACTTAAAAACTATTTCACATCATGtctgttatattttaataacaatttaCCAAGTTTCAAACAAACCACAATAGAAcacataaattaataatgaatatttcataatAGTTCTTGTTG is a window encoding:
- the LOC106871585 gene encoding acetyl-coenzyme A synthetase, cytoplasmic isoform X1, with the protein product MANKEFLPPSHLKGSAHVSSMAQYKQMYEQSISDPESFWREIAKDLHWESQPSGKFLDYNFDHTSGPIFIKWMQGAKTNVAYNVLDRHIQNGKGDKIAFYWEGNDVMDEKKITFSELKTEVCRFANVLKDFGVQKGDRVSLYMPMILELVVAMLACARLGVIHSIVFAGFSAEALTNRILDTKCCAIVTADGMWRGTKLINLKNIADEAIKRCKENGYNIDHCIVVRHLSPNPNELRNGSSCTQQIPAKRPCYDLKINWDSSRDKWWHDLLSTKTDEESKKCPPVWCDAEDPLFMLYTSGSTGKPKGVLHTTGGYMLYAYTTFKYVFDYHDDDVFWCTADIGWITGHSYVCYGPLVNGSTSVIFEGVPYYPTAGRFWEIVEKYKVTKFYTAPTAIRCLMKYGDEFVNNHDVSSLKVLGSVGEPINPEAWLWYHNVVGKGKCAVVDTFWQTETGGHVLTPLPGATPTKPGSATFPFFGVRPAILTAEGKEVKGPVEEGYLVFKQPWPGMMRTVYGNHERFETTYFKKFPGFYCTGDGARRDEDDYIWITGRIDDMVNVSGHLISTAEVEAAIAEHSAVAEAAVVSHPHSVKGECTYGFVILNDGFELTEKLITELKCKVRTKIGPFAQPDYIQYAPGLPKTRSGKIMRRILRKIAVGDTDFGDISTLADESVLELILKHRPQTIKA
- the LOC106871585 gene encoding acetyl-coenzyme A synthetase, cytoplasmic isoform X2; amino-acid sequence: MANKEFLPPSHLKGSAHVSSMAQYKQMYEQSISDPESFWREIAKDLHWESQPSGKFLDYNFDHTSGPIFIKWMQGAKTNVAYNVLDRHIQNGKGDKIAFYWEGNDVMDEKKITFSELKTEVCRFANVLKDFGVQKGDRVSLYMPMILELVVAMLACARLGVIHSIVFAGYSERALSERLMGCEASLIITADGMWRGTKLINLKNIADEAIKRCKENGYNIDHCIVVRHLSPNPNELRNGSSCTQQIPAKRPCYDLKINWDSSRDKWWHDLLSTKTDEESKKCPPVWCDAEDPLFMLYTSGSTGKPKGVLHTTGGYMLYAYTTFKYVFDYHDDDVFWCTADIGWITGHSYVCYGPLVNGSTSVIFEGVPYYPTAGRFWEIVEKYKVTKFYTAPTAIRCLMKYGDEFVNNHDVSSLKVLGSVGEPINPEAWLWYHNVVGKGKCAVVDTFWQTETGGHVLTPLPGATPTKPGSATFPFFGVRPAILTAEGKEVKGPVEEGYLVFKQPWPGMMRTVYGNHERFETTYFKKFPGFYCTGDGARRDEDDYIWITGRIDDMVNVSGHLISTAEVEAAIAEHSAVAEAAVVSHPHSVKGECTYGFVILNDGFELTEKLITELKCKVRTKIGPFAQPDYIQYAPGLPKTRSGKIMRRILRKIAVGDTDFGDISTLADESVLELILKHRPQTIKA